From one Takifugu rubripes chromosome 14, fTakRub1.2, whole genome shotgun sequence genomic stretch:
- the ogt.1 gene encoding UDP-N-acetylglucosamine--peptide N-acetylglucosaminyltransferase 110 kDa subunit isoform X9: MACYLKAIETQPNFAVAWSNLGCVFNAQGEIWLAIHHFEKAVTLDPNFLDAYINLGNVLKEARIFDRAVAGYLRALSLSPNHAVVHGNLACVYYEQGLIDLAIDTYRRAIELQPHFPDAYCNLANALKEKGNYSSKVSEAEECYNTALRLCPTHADSLNNLANIKREQGNIEEAIQLYRKALEVFPEFAAAHSNLASVLQQQGKLQEALMHYKEAIRISPTFADAYSNMGNTLKEMQDVQGALQCYTRAIQINPAFADAHSNLASIHKDSGNIPEAIASYRTALKLKPDFPDAYCNLAHCLQIVCDWTDYDERMKKLVTIVADQLDKNRLPSVHPHHSMLYPLSHGFRKAIAERHGNLCLDKVHAMIKINALHKPAYEHPKDLKASGGRLRVGYVSSDFGNHPTSHLMQSIPGMHNPEKFEVFCYALSPDDSTNFRVKVVAEAHHFVDLSQIPCNGKAADRIHQDGVHILVNMNGYTKGARNELFALRPAPVQSMWLGYPGTSGAPFMDYIISDKETSPIEVAEQYSEKLAYMPHTFFIGDHANMFPHLKKKAVIDFKSNGHIFDNRIVLNGIDLKAFLDSLPDVKVIKMKCDNNQEPAADTNGALSMPVIPMNTAAEAIINMINQGQIQVTINGFTVSNGLATTQISNKAATGEEVLRTIVVTTRSQYGLPEDSIVYCNFNQLYKIDPPTLQMWANILKRVPNSVLWLLRFPAVGEPNIQQYAQNMGLPASRVIFSPVAPKEEHVRRGQLADVCLDTPLCNGHTTGMDVLWAGTPMVTMPGETLASRVATSQLNCLGCPELVAQSRQEYEDIAVKLGSDMEYLKMVRARVWRQRICSPLFNTKQYTMELEKLYLRMWEHHSNGNKPEHLVQIVETSENA; the protein is encoded by the exons ATG GCTTGTTACCTGAAAGCCATTGAGACCCAGCCTAACTTTGCAGTGGCTTGGAGCAATCTGGGCTGTGTGTTCAATGCCCAGGGCGAGATATGGCTGGCCATACACCATTTTGAAAAG GCAGTGACATTGGACCCAAATTTCCTTGATGCATATATTAATTTGGGGAATGTCTTGAAGGAGGCGCGCATCTTTGACAG AGCTGTGGCCGGATACCTAAGAGCACTGAGCCTTAGTCCAAATCATGCAGTTGTTCACGGGAACCTCGCCTGCGTCTACTATGAACAAGGCCTCATTGACCTGGCAATTGACACCTATCGCCGTGCTATTGAGCTGCAGCCTCACTTTCCAGACGCCTATTGCAATTTGGCGAATGCACTGAAGGAGAAAGGCAAT TATTCTTCCAAGGTGTCGGAAGCAGAAGAGTGCTACAACACTGCCTTACGTTTGTGTCCAACGCACGCTGACTCTCTCAACAACCTGGCCAACATTAAGCGTGAGCAGGGCAACATTGAAGAGGCTATTCAGCTCTACAGAAAAGCGTTAGAG GTTTTCCCAGAGTTTGCAGCAGCCCATTCTAATCTGGCCAGTGTTCTGCAGCAGCAAGGGAAACTGCAGGAGGCCCTCATGCATTACAAGGAGGCCATCAG aaTCAGCCCCACCTTTGCAGATGCCTACTCAAATATGGgaaacacattaaaagaaaTGCAAGATGTACAGGGAGCCCTGCAGTGCTACACCCGTGCCATACAAATAAACCCTGCCTTTGCTGATGCTCACAGCAACTTGGCTTCTATCCACAAA GATTCTGGAAACATCCCAGAGGCCATTGCATCTTACCGCACAGCCTTAAAATTAAAGCCAGACTTTCCTGATGCTTACTGCAACCTGGCACACTGCCTGCAG ATTGTGTGTGACTGGACAGATTACGATGAGCGGATGAAAAAGCTTGTGACCATCGTTGCTGACCAGCTGGACAAGAACCGTCTACCTTCAGTCCATCCTCACCACAGTATGCTGTATCCGCTCTCTCACGGCTTCCGTAAGGCAATAGCTGAACGTCATGGAAACCTTTGCCTGGACAAGGTACATGCAATGATCAAA ATCAATGCGCTACACAAGCCTGCTTATGAGCATCCAAAGGATCTGAAGGCCAGTGGAGGGCGCCTGCGTGTTGGCTATGTCAGCTCTGACTTTGGCAATCATCCTACTTCACACCTGATGCAGTCCATTCCTGGAATGCATAACCCCGAGAAATTTGAG GTGTTCTGCTATGCGCTCAGTCCCGACGATAGTACAAACTTCCGTGTAAAAGTAGTAGCTGAGGCTCATCACTTCGTAGACCTCTCACAG ATTCCTTGCAATGGGAAGGCAGCAGATCGTATTCATCAGGATGGAGTCCACATTCTGGTCAACATGAATGGATACACAAAGGGGGCCCGCAATGAGTTGTTTGCCCTTCGCCCTGCCCCTGTTCAG TCTATGTGGCTAGGCTATCCTGGAACCAGTGGGGCACCTTTCATGGACTACATCATTTCTGACAAAGAGACATCTCCCATTGAAGTAGCTGAACAGTATTCAGAGAAACTGGCCTACATGCCCCATACCTTCTTCATTGGAGATCATGCTAACATGTTTCCACACCTCAAG AAAAAGGCCGTTATTGATTTCAAATCAAATGGACACATATTTGATAATCGCATTGTTCTTAATGGAATCGACCTGAAGGCCTTTTTGGACAGTCTGCCAGATGTGAAAGTGATTAAG ATGAAATGCGACAACAACCAGGAACCAGCTGCTGACACGAATGGAGCGCTGTCCATGCCTGTAATCCCCATGAACACTGCAGCTGAAGCAATAATCAACATGATCAATCAAGGCCAAATCCAGGTCACGATCAATGGCTTCACTGTCAGCAACGGCCTGGCCACCACACAG aTCAGTAACAAAGCTGCCACTGGTGAGGAGGTATTACGTACAATTGTTGTAACAACACGCTCCCAGTACGGCTTGCCAGAAGACTCCATCGTGTACTGCAACTTCAATCAGCTCTACAAGATTGACCCTCCTACTCTTCAGATGTGGGCCAAT ATCCTTAAGCGCGTACCCAACAGTGTGCTGTGGCTTCTTCGATTCCCTGCCGTCGGCGAGCCCAACATCCAGCAGTATGCTCAAAACATGGGTCTTCCCGCTTCCCGTGTCATATTCTCTCCAGTGGCACCCAAAGAGGAGCACGTGAGAAGGGGCCAGCTGGCTGATGTGTGCTTGGACACTCCTCTCTGCAATGGTCACACCACAGGCATGGATGTTCTCTGGGCTGGAACACCCATGGTCACCATGCCAG GAGAGACTCTTGCCTCTCGCGTGGCCACATCCCAACTAAACTGCCTGGGCTGTCCTGAGCTTGTGGCCCAGAGTCGTCAGGAGTATGAAGACATCGCAGTCAAACTTGGATCCGACATGGAATA CCTGAAGATGGTCAGAGCGCGTGTTTGGAGACA